The following proteins are encoded in a genomic region of Chlorogloeopsis sp. ULAP01:
- a CDS encoding DUF5615 family PIN-like protein: MKLLLDECIDRKLAREFVGYEVKTVPQMGWAGLKNGQLLALAKAEFDVFITVDRNLSFQQNLPQFEIAVIVLQAPSNRLADLMPLAPKVLAILATVVKGKATIS, from the coding sequence ATGAAGCTTCTGTTGGATGAGTGCATTGATCGCAAGCTGGCAAGGGAGTTTGTTGGATATGAAGTGAAAACGGTTCCACAGATGGGATGGGCAGGACTAAAGAATGGTCAACTTCTTGCACTTGCAAAAGCGGAGTTTGATGTTTTTATCACTGTTGATCGCAACTTGTCGTTTCAACAGAATCTGCCACAGTTCGAGATTGCAGTCATTGTTTTGCAAGCACCATCCAATCGTTTAGCGGATCTGATGCCATTAGCACCAAAGGTTTTGGCTATTTTAGCTACAGTAGTTAAAGGAAAGGCTACGATAAGTTAG
- a CDS encoding DUF433 domain-containing protein, with amino-acid sequence MLKNSPIISISPEIMGSTPVFFGTRVPVQTLLDYLKAGESIDDFLDGFPTVTRDQVIALLEEAEKQLIATVA; translated from the coding sequence ATGCTTAAGAACTCCCCAATCATCAGCATATCCCCTGAAATCATGGGCAGTACTCCAGTTTTTTTTGGTACTAGGGTTCCTGTACAAACGCTTCTGGACTATCTCAAAGCGGGAGAGTCGATCGACGATTTTTTAGATGGATTTCCAACTGTAACAAGAGATCAGGTCATAGCCTTGCTAGAAGAGGCAGAAAAACAGCTTATTGCCACGGTGGCATAG
- a CDS encoding DUF2301 domain-containing membrane protein, with the protein MTTQTLPAPEVYQGQFGEFTINKGDRTGVIIYRSGLMVAAVCFAIATALVLFNPHPSIFSWLTLLYACFSLALGVSLLTIHIYMVELHRILQVFWAIGSISSIAVALSSSEPLAVTVYTQPLTLLGVGFTFAALTGIYFKEGFCFNRLETKVLTPIVPLLLLGHLLGILPMQWERVLLGIWAIFFIVFVVRKVVQAIPPDIGDKSVFDYLKSQRAAKV; encoded by the coding sequence ATGACTACACAAACATTACCTGCACCTGAAGTATATCAAGGTCAGTTTGGTGAGTTTACAATTAACAAGGGCGATCGCACTGGCGTGATTATCTACCGCAGTGGCTTAATGGTGGCTGCTGTTTGTTTTGCGATCGCCACTGCATTAGTGTTATTCAATCCTCACCCCAGTATTTTCAGCTGGCTGACTCTTCTGTATGCTTGTTTCAGCCTTGCTCTGGGTGTGAGTTTATTAACAATCCATATTTACATGGTAGAACTGCACCGCATTTTACAAGTATTTTGGGCGATTGGTAGCATCTCCTCGATCGCAGTGGCGCTATCGAGCAGCGAACCTTTAGCTGTTACTGTTTACACTCAACCCTTGACTCTACTCGGAGTTGGTTTTACCTTCGCTGCTTTGACAGGAATTTATTTTAAAGAAGGATTTTGCTTTAATCGTCTGGAAACTAAAGTACTTACCCCCATTGTGCCTTTACTACTACTAGGACATTTACTAGGTATTTTACCGATGCAGTGGGAACGAGTTTTATTAGGTATTTGGGCAATTTTCTTCATAGTTTTTGTTGTACGTAAGGTTGTGCAAGCAATTCCTCCAGATATAGGAGACAAATCTGTGTTTGATTATCTCAAATCCCAACGTGCTGCAAAGGTGTAA
- the dprA gene encoding DNA-processing protein DprA encodes MAVERAYWLAWSHISGIGPILVQRLQQHFGTLKTAWEASPKQLEAVEGFGFQTLTKVVKQRSQLHPEQLLAQHQEQNPYFWTPADPEYPRLLLEISSPPPILYYRGAVELQENLGQTPMVAIVGTRQPSEYGIRWTRQISTALVKNGFTVVSGLAEGIDTETHATVIKAGGRTVAVLGTGVDVIYPSQNQQLYKQILNTGLVLSEYPSKTPPDRAHFPRRNRIIAGLCRAVLVMEAPLKSGALITANYANEFGRDIYVLPGRLDDYPSQGCLKLLSQGAAPILKELDELLKMLGAIPQMDFVQALPEPQQLNLPDLSPELQKVMDVISSDYLPFDTIVQQTGIATGEVASALLQLELMGLVSQMPGMRYRRS; translated from the coding sequence TTGGCAGTTGAACGTGCATATTGGCTAGCTTGGTCGCACATATCTGGAATCGGCCCGATATTGGTGCAACGATTGCAACAGCATTTTGGTACACTCAAAACAGCTTGGGAAGCCAGTCCAAAGCAATTGGAAGCTGTGGAGGGTTTTGGGTTTCAGACATTGACAAAGGTAGTAAAACAGCGATCGCAACTTCATCCTGAACAATTACTTGCCCAGCACCAAGAGCAAAATCCCTATTTTTGGACACCAGCAGATCCAGAATATCCTCGCTTACTGCTAGAAATTTCCAGCCCTCCACCTATTTTGTACTACCGTGGTGCAGTGGAACTACAAGAGAATCTCGGACAAACACCAATGGTGGCAATTGTTGGAACGCGGCAACCTTCAGAATATGGTATTCGTTGGACTCGCCAAATTAGTACAGCTTTAGTGAAAAATGGTTTTACAGTAGTTTCTGGTTTAGCAGAGGGAATCGACACTGAAACTCATGCCACTGTGATCAAAGCTGGAGGACGTACAGTTGCAGTTTTAGGTACGGGTGTAGATGTCATTTATCCATCCCAAAATCAACAACTGTACAAGCAGATTTTAAACACTGGATTAGTTTTGAGCGAGTATCCAAGCAAAACCCCGCCCGATCGCGCCCACTTTCCCCGTCGCAACCGGATCATTGCCGGGTTGTGTCGTGCTGTGCTGGTAATGGAAGCACCTTTGAAATCTGGTGCTTTGATTACAGCTAACTATGCAAACGAATTTGGCAGAGATATTTATGTGTTGCCAGGCAGGCTGGATGATTATCCATCTCAAGGTTGTTTAAAGCTACTCAGTCAAGGAGCTGCCCCGATTCTCAAAGAATTAGATGAACTGTTAAAAATGTTGGGAGCAATCCCACAGATGGATTTTGTTCAGGCACTTCCAGAACCGCAGCAGTTAAACTTACCTGATTTGTCACCAGAATTGCAAAAGGTAATGGATGTAATTTCCTCAGATTATTTGCCCTTCGATACGATTGTCCAACAAACGGGTATAGCGACAGGTGAGGTTGCCAGTGCTTTGTTGCAGTTGGAATTGATGGGTTTAGTTTCGCAAATGCCGGGAATGAGGTATAGGCGTAGTTGA
- a CDS encoding family 10 glycosylhydrolase: protein MVSTSTSFSDIQNHWARLFINALAERRILNGYPDRTFRPNNSLTRAEFAAIIVKVFTQPSKREYVPFIDVPNTHWAANAIKGAYETGFLSGYPDRTFRPHHRIARGDVLVALVNGLELTANLKPDRLTELSQIYKDTANIAGYAKNQIAIATQAGIVVSYPDVKLLNPNIAATRADVAAIVYQALVYLGKAEKIPSNYIVAQPTAGTPTPTLPSTVKVNHRREFRGAWVACVWNSDWPKKAGLSTLQQQAELINIIEKLQSLNFNALILQVRPEGDALYASQLEPWSAWLTGTQGQAPIPFYDPLEFAIAECRKRNIELHAWFNPYRAKTSIKQGSNIRPHIAVTNPEYVYQWGNQLWMEPGAKIVQDRVYSVILDVVRRYDVDGIHLDDYFYPYPIQGQSFPDSKTYAAYQAAGGKLSLGDWRRENVNQMVLRLAEEIKSTKPDVKFGISPFGIYRPGQPPGITGLDAYNVLYADAKKWLEQGWIDYIAPQLYWRTDQTQQSYPALLKWWTEINPKQRHIYAGNNISQLDGKAWKDEEIEKQIKISRNLAGDLSVGNIFFSTNSLIENRQGISDKFQNSLYAKLALVPTMSWQNTTPPAPPTALQVNNRKLSWQPSDDKKIRSWTLYRQSGDSWILQRVLSAGTAFATVEPGTYAVCAVDRLANESVGVVISVA from the coding sequence ATGGTATCTACTTCTACATCTTTCTCTGATATTCAGAACCATTGGGCACGCTTATTTATTAACGCTTTAGCCGAGCGTCGGATTTTAAATGGTTATCCCGATCGCACGTTTCGTCCTAATAACTCGCTTACTCGCGCTGAGTTTGCAGCCATAATTGTCAAAGTATTTACCCAACCTTCAAAGCGGGAATATGTCCCTTTTATAGATGTTCCGAATACTCATTGGGCAGCGAATGCCATTAAAGGAGCTTATGAAACAGGATTTTTGTCTGGTTACCCCGATCGCACTTTTCGTCCTCATCATAGAATTGCTAGAGGCGATGTTTTAGTCGCTTTGGTTAATGGTTTAGAACTTACTGCTAATCTTAAACCTGATCGGCTCACAGAACTTTCCCAAATCTACAAAGATACGGCAAATATTGCTGGATACGCTAAAAACCAGATAGCTATTGCTACTCAAGCTGGGATCGTAGTTAGTTATCCAGATGTAAAATTACTGAACCCAAATATAGCAGCAACTCGTGCCGATGTAGCAGCGATTGTTTATCAAGCCTTGGTGTATCTGGGAAAAGCCGAAAAAATTCCTTCTAATTATATAGTTGCACAACCAACAGCAGGAACACCAACACCGACACTGCCTAGTACTGTTAAAGTAAATCATCGCCGCGAATTTCGGGGGGCGTGGGTAGCCTGTGTATGGAATAGTGATTGGCCAAAAAAAGCAGGACTTTCAACTTTACAACAACAAGCTGAGTTAATAAATATTATTGAAAAATTGCAATCACTAAATTTCAATGCCCTGATTTTACAGGTACGACCGGAAGGCGATGCATTGTATGCTTCTCAATTAGAACCCTGGAGTGCTTGGTTAACGGGAACTCAAGGTCAAGCACCAATTCCATTTTATGACCCTTTAGAATTTGCGATCGCTGAATGTCGCAAACGTAATATCGAACTTCATGCTTGGTTCAATCCCTACCGTGCCAAAACTTCTATCAAGCAAGGCAGTAACATCCGTCCCCACATAGCAGTTACAAATCCAGAATATGTTTATCAGTGGGGCAATCAACTGTGGATGGAGCCAGGGGCGAAAATAGTTCAAGATAGAGTTTACAGCGTCATTCTAGATGTCGTGCGCCGTTATGATGTCGATGGCATTCATCTAGATGACTATTTTTATCCCTATCCCATTCAAGGGCAGTCTTTTCCAGATAGTAAAACTTATGCCGCCTATCAAGCAGCTGGTGGTAAACTCAGCTTGGGCGACTGGCGACGAGAAAATGTTAATCAAATGGTACTGCGCCTAGCAGAGGAAATTAAATCAACAAAGCCTGATGTAAAATTTGGCATTAGTCCCTTTGGTATTTACCGTCCTGGGCAACCTCCTGGTATAACTGGTTTGGATGCCTACAATGTACTGTATGCCGATGCCAAAAAATGGCTGGAACAAGGCTGGATTGATTATATCGCCCCACAGCTTTACTGGCGTACTGATCAAACACAACAAAGTTATCCAGCCCTGTTAAAGTGGTGGACAGAAATTAATCCGAAACAGCGACACATTTACGCTGGTAACAATATTTCCCAGTTAGACGGTAAAGCTTGGAAAGATGAGGAAATAGAAAAGCAAATCAAGATTAGCCGTAACCTAGCCGGAGATTTATCCGTGGGGAATATTTTCTTTAGTACCAATTCTCTGATCGAAAATCGCCAAGGCATCTCTGATAAATTCCAAAATTCCCTGTATGCCAAACTAGCATTAGTTCCTACTATGTCTTGGCAGAATACAACGCCACCAGCACCGCCGACTGCACTGCAAGTAAACAACCGCAAACTTTCTTGGCAGCCGAGTGATGATAAAAAAATTCGTTCTTGGACACTTTACAGGCAAAGTGGCGATAGTTGGATACTTCAGCGAGTTTTATCTGCTGGTACTGCCTTTGCCACAGTTGAACCGGGAACTTATGCTGTGTGTGCAGTAGATCGGTTAGCGAATGAAAGTGTCGGGGTGGTGATATCGGTTGCTTAG
- a CDS encoding alpha/beta hydrolase has protein sequence MSLPRFSTIKCLSHFLLCISSCSLFLAFNNILNSSPSLAAEEIVIRYGLFEESLSIADLRKYAETQQVSDDLKSFLGYLNSKQQQKLHKVLQIKIPLGVVALDKLLNSETGKIALNFVAPAITRRDNAGIQALRSAIILGAASSKGLGVISFLEAYPSQRLIVNLPTALEIINKADLFSSFSGSLFTDDLGSTLLSPLEF, from the coding sequence ATGTCATTGCCACGATTTTCTACCATCAAATGTTTGAGTCATTTTCTGTTATGCATTTCTAGTTGCTCATTATTTTTAGCTTTTAATAATATTCTTAATTCATCTCCTAGTTTGGCAGCAGAAGAAATTGTAATTAGATATGGATTGTTTGAGGAATCTCTCTCTATCGCAGATTTACGCAAGTATGCTGAAACGCAACAAGTTTCTGACGATTTAAAATCTTTTTTGGGTTACTTAAATTCAAAACAGCAACAGAAATTACACAAGGTGCTACAAATAAAAATACCTTTGGGTGTGGTGGCTTTAGATAAGCTATTAAACTCAGAAACTGGCAAAATAGCTTTAAATTTTGTTGCCCCAGCGATCACCCGTCGCGACAACGCAGGGATACAAGCACTGCGATCTGCAATTATTTTAGGGGCTGCATCATCAAAAGGTTTAGGAGTAATATCGTTTCTAGAAGCTTATCCCAGTCAAAGACTCATCGTTAATTTACCAACAGCCTTAGAAATAATCAATAAAGCTGATTTATTTTCTAGTTTCTCTGGTTCCCTATTCACAGATGACTTAGGCTCTACATTACTATCGCCGTTGGAGTTCTAA
- a CDS encoding class I SAM-dependent methyltransferase, producing MSLVEKVVAQFAHPTGFWGNITGFIMAHRPSNLERNEWAISLLNLQPCDRVLEIGFGPGVTIQKMSEIVIYGVIWGIDHSEVMFRQASKRNQRAISAGRVRLVLTSVSQLPSFDNPFDKILAVNNFQFWDNKTEVLKRLREQLRTGGIIALVHQPRIPGTTEDDATEAGERFARYLEMAGFKDIKVERKMMKPVSTVYVQGENVQ from the coding sequence ATGAGCCTTGTAGAGAAAGTTGTAGCACAATTCGCCCATCCCACAGGATTTTGGGGGAATATCACTGGCTTCATCATGGCACATAGACCATCAAATCTTGAACGCAATGAGTGGGCAATTTCCCTGCTTAACCTGCAACCCTGTGATCGCGTCTTGGAAATCGGTTTTGGGCCTGGAGTAACAATCCAAAAGATGAGTGAAATTGTAATCTACGGTGTGATTTGGGGTATCGATCATTCTGAAGTGATGTTCAGGCAAGCTTCAAAGAGAAATCAACGCGCCATTTCGGCTGGAAGAGTGCGATTGGTTCTCACTTCGGTATCGCAATTGCCCTCCTTCGACAACCCATTTGACAAGATTCTGGCTGTTAATAACTTTCAGTTCTGGGATAACAAGACTGAGGTGCTAAAACGGCTAAGAGAGCAGTTGCGCACAGGAGGAATTATAGCCCTTGTTCACCAGCCCAGAATCCCTGGCACTACAGAAGATGATGCAACTGAAGCGGGAGAAAGGTTCGCACGCTATTTGGAAATGGCTGGATTTAAAGACATCAAAGTGGAACGGAAGATGATGAAGCCTGTTTCGACGGTGTACGTGCAAGGAGAAAATGTTCAATAG
- a CDS encoding DUF3574 domain-containing protein, whose translation MIAWQKSLNNLILTSLLVITPVHTNTYLRAQSLQSSENSSIKILIKEELYFGLSKPNGGTISEEQWQQFLNRVITPRFQEGLTVMDGYGQYLNSSGSLNREKTKLVILIYENNHKRNQMIEEVIASYKRAFHQESVLRVTSSVKVSF comes from the coding sequence ATGATAGCTTGGCAAAAAAGTCTAAATAATCTTATCCTTACAAGCCTACTTGTAATCACCCCTGTCCATACAAATACTTATCTTCGCGCCCAGTCTCTCCAATCTTCTGAGAACTCAAGCATAAAGATTCTCATCAAAGAAGAGTTGTACTTTGGCTTAAGTAAACCAAACGGAGGAACAATTTCTGAGGAACAATGGCAACAATTTTTAAACCGTGTCATCACACCTCGTTTCCAAGAAGGATTAACCGTGATGGATGGCTACGGACAGTATTTGAATAGTTCCGGCAGCCTGAACAGGGAAAAGACTAAGCTAGTGATTTTGATTTACGAAAATAACCACAAGAGAAATCAGATGATTGAAGAGGTAATCGCAAGTTATAAGCGCGCATTTCATCAGGAATCTGTTTTACGCGTTACTAGTTCTGTCAAGGTGTCTTTCTAA
- a CDS encoding sirohydrochlorin chelatase: MPIFNPTSLTQLESPSVARLQLPALPIKRPLLMIGHGTRDAEGRQALLDFAAIYQSLDASRPVLPCFLELTGPTIQEGIDQCVEKGYTEFSVLPVLLFAARHNKFDITNELDRAKSKYPHLKFHYGRHFGITPAIIELWRSRLAELDKPENNPHQISRADTVLLFVGRGSSDPDANGDVYKLARILWEGSGYSTVETCFIGITHPRLEEGFRRARLYQPKRIIVLPYFLFTGALVKKIFNITAQQQEQHPEILMTSLPEMGLHPQLFSVLREREIETQLGQVQMNCEMCKFRLAALANHHGNGHSHDHHHHHHHHHHTHDHSHPPVDPYADIEHYHQKIWQAP, from the coding sequence TTAAACGTCCTTTGTTGATGATTGGTCATGGTACAAGGGATGCAGAAGGGAGGCAAGCTTTATTAGATTTTGCTGCTATCTATCAATCTTTGGATGCATCACGTCCAGTTTTGCCTTGTTTTTTGGAATTAACTGGCCCTACTATTCAGGAAGGAATTGACCAGTGCGTAGAAAAAGGCTACACGGAATTTTCCGTATTACCAGTGCTTTTATTCGCTGCACGACATAATAAATTTGATATTACTAATGAACTCGATCGCGCTAAGAGCAAGTATCCACACTTGAAATTTCACTACGGCAGGCACTTTGGCATTACCCCTGCCATCATCGAGTTGTGGCGATCGCGTTTAGCTGAACTCGACAAACCAGAAAATAATCCCCATCAAATTTCTCGCGCTGATACAGTACTTTTGTTCGTCGGTCGTGGTTCTAGCGATCCCGATGCCAATGGTGATGTTTACAAACTCGCCCGCATTCTTTGGGAAGGTAGTGGCTACTCTACTGTTGAAACTTGCTTTATCGGCATTACCCACCCCAGGCTCGAAGAAGGCTTTCGTCGCGCCCGCTTGTACCAGCCAAAACGTATTATTGTCTTACCATATTTCCTGTTCACTGGCGCTTTAGTGAAAAAAATCTTTAACATTACAGCCCAACAGCAGGAACAACACCCAGAAATTTTGATGACTTCTCTGCCAGAAATGGGCTTGCATCCACAGTTATTTTCTGTACTGCGAGAGCGAGAAATTGAAACTCAATTAGGACAAGTACAGATGAATTGTGAGATGTGCAAATTCCGGCTAGCAGCTTTGGCAAATCATCATGGGAATGGGCATTCTCACGATCATCACCACCACCATCACCACCATCATCACACTCACGATCACTCCCATCCTCCCGTAGATCCCTACGCAGATATAGAGCACTACCATCAAAAAATTTGGCAAGCTCCTTAG
- the sipA gene encoding regulatory protein SipA, with protein sequence MSKEFTVGSKVRVVALPSYVKTAEPMPMLRPPDVIDIGEEGIVLDRRPGGYWGVRFARGAFLMESQYIESVEASS encoded by the coding sequence ATGTCCAAAGAGTTTACCGTTGGCAGTAAAGTCCGTGTTGTGGCACTACCGTCTTATGTCAAAACTGCTGAACCGATGCCCATGCTGCGTCCCCCGGATGTGATTGACATTGGCGAAGAAGGCATAGTTCTAGATCGTCGCCCCGGAGGTTACTGGGGTGTGCGCTTTGCAAGGGGAGCATTTCTCATGGAAAGCCAATACATTGAAAGTGTAGAAGCTAGTTCCTAA
- a CDS encoding BrnT family toxin, which yields MQYPFSQITWQLPSQTNGLTKNGLSQSVSMHLAEFWLVVYTLRDDEIRLISARKATRHERQQYEEG from the coding sequence ATGCAGTATCCGTTTTCTCAGATCACCTGGCAATTACCATCCCAGACGAACGGTTTGACGAAGAACGGTTTGTCACAATCGGTGTCGATGCATTTGGCAGAGTTTTGGTTGGTTGTCTACACGCTGCGGGACGATGAGATTCGGCTCATTTCTGCCCGTAAAGCAACTCGACACGAACGACAGCAGTATGAGGAAGGATAG
- a CDS encoding YdcF family protein: MYRKIQPRQKKFPVLRLFKRQQMWMLTVPGWGIFMTLVASLIGFSFINIHPFLAVTSPVKADILVVEGWIPDYALVQALAEFKKNSYRQLITTGIPLERGFYLAEYNNYAKLAAATLQKLGLEPEKIIVVPSQEVTKDRTYASAIALQQWLENTDLKIEAINLFTHATHARRSWLIFQQALAPKIKVGVIASSPQNYDPNKWWMYSTGVRSVINEVVAYIYALVFSWRA, from the coding sequence ATGTACAGAAAAATTCAGCCCAGGCAGAAAAAGTTCCCCGTCTTGCGTCTATTTAAACGTCAACAAATGTGGATGCTGACGGTTCCAGGATGGGGAATTTTCATGACTTTGGTTGCTAGTTTAATTGGTTTTAGCTTTATTAACATACATCCATTTCTTGCCGTTACTTCTCCTGTCAAAGCAGATATCTTAGTTGTAGAAGGCTGGATACCAGACTATGCACTGGTACAGGCTTTAGCTGAATTTAAAAAGAATTCCTATCGTCAACTCATTACTACAGGAATTCCTTTAGAAAGAGGATTTTATCTGGCTGAATACAATAATTATGCGAAACTAGCTGCGGCAACTTTGCAAAAATTGGGTTTGGAACCAGAAAAAATTATTGTTGTTCCCTCCCAAGAAGTTACTAAGGATCGCACCTATGCATCTGCGATCGCATTACAGCAATGGCTAGAAAATACCGATTTAAAGATAGAAGCAATTAATCTTTTCACCCATGCAACCCATGCTCGTAGAAGTTGGCTGATATTCCAACAAGCACTTGCACCTAAAATTAAAGTAGGAGTGATTGCCAGCTCACCACAAAATTATGATCCAAATAAATGGTGGATGTATAGTACAGGTGTGCGGTCAGTTATTAATGAAGTGGTGGCTTATATTTATGCTTTGGTTTTCAGTTGGAGAGCCTAA
- a CDS encoding SAM-dependent chlorinase/fluorinase — MSETFKNQPLLTLLSDFGDRDVYVGVMKGVIAQINPKITVVDLTHQIPPQDIAAGRFCLMDACPYFPTGTVHVAVVDPGVGGKRRAIALQFAQGFLVGPDNGLFSGVLSQNPAIAAVELTNPHYWRTPQPSSTFHGRDIFAPVGAYLASGVPLKELGREINPETLTRLEIGKISLEKNNITGLIQYIDTFGNLVTNIPASYVQGKTWSVQVGEKMINGCGTYGDVKIGEAIALVGSHGWVEIAINCGNARVQLQMQLGDTVQVWY, encoded by the coding sequence ATGTCTGAAACTTTTAAAAATCAACCACTCTTAACATTGCTGAGTGATTTTGGCGATCGCGACGTGTATGTCGGCGTGATGAAGGGAGTGATTGCCCAAATTAATCCCAAAATAACAGTGGTAGATTTAACACACCAAATTCCGCCGCAAGACATTGCAGCAGGAAGATTTTGTTTGATGGATGCTTGCCCTTATTTTCCTACGGGAACGGTACACGTGGCGGTGGTAGATCCGGGTGTGGGAGGAAAAAGAAGAGCGATCGCTCTCCAGTTTGCACAAGGTTTCCTAGTGGGGCCGGATAATGGTTTATTCAGTGGAGTATTAAGTCAAAATCCTGCTATTGCAGCAGTTGAACTCACAAACCCCCATTACTGGCGCACTCCTCAACCTAGCAGTACTTTCCACGGTAGAGACATCTTTGCACCCGTTGGAGCTTATCTTGCTAGCGGTGTTCCCCTCAAAGAGTTAGGGCGAGAAATTAACCCAGAAACCTTGACTAGGCTGGAGATAGGCAAAATTTCTCTAGAAAAGAATAATATCACAGGTTTGATTCAATATATAGATACTTTCGGTAACTTAGTGACTAACATTCCTGCAAGTTACGTGCAAGGTAAAACCTGGAGCGTACAAGTGGGTGAAAAGATGATTAACGGGTGTGGTACTTATGGAGACGTTAAAATAGGAGAGGCGATCGCGCTGGTTGGCAGTCACGGCTGGGTAGAAATTGCCATTAATTGCGGTAATGCACGGGTTCAGTTGCAGATGCAGTTGGGAGATACTGTACAAGTTTGGTATTAA